A window of the Comamonas sp. Y33R10-2 genome harbors these coding sequences:
- the speD gene encoding adenosylmethionine decarboxylase, with amino-acid sequence MSLLEIKLDNQDQPVITGHHWLLDLSDCQADKRLLEKTEHLEKFLPSVARDAGMTVVGQVFHQFQPSGVTGALILSESHVTVHTWPESGFVAIDVYVCDFNESNKAKGERLADALQALFEPISHSRKCVQRHSLTPQLKNDI; translated from the coding sequence ATGAGTTTACTTGAAATAAAATTAGATAATCAAGATCAACCAGTCATAACCGGCCACCACTGGCTGCTAGACCTTTCTGATTGTCAAGCTGATAAAAGACTTTTAGAGAAAACTGAGCATTTAGAGAAGTTTCTTCCTTCTGTCGCACGTGATGCAGGAATGACTGTAGTTGGTCAAGTCTTCCACCAGTTTCAACCGAGTGGTGTAACTGGTGCATTAATACTTTCAGAGTCGCATGTAACTGTGCATACCTGGCCAGAATCAGGATTCGTAGCTATTGATGTTTATGTTTGTGATTTCAATGAGTCCAATAAGGCCAAAGGAGAGCGCTTGGCAGATGCCTTGCAAGCATTGTTTGAACCTATCTCACATAGTCGAAAATGTGTGCAGAGGCACTCATTGACTCCACAATTGAAAAATGATATATGA
- a CDS encoding tripartite tricarboxylate transporter substrate binding protein, with product MPVPTRRTFIMKTAGLARKVSGWGLLALMSAGAVHAADARYPKRPVRLVVPFTPGGSTDIVARVMADAMQASLGQPVVVENRAGASGLLGAEAVAHSAPDGYTIGLGTISTLVVNPVMLAQSARLNPAKAFVPVVALASIPSVFSVHPSLGVNNYAQFVSVVRAQSGQHNIGSAGMGSIGHLIAERMNADLKIKLHHIPYKGQGPVVSSALSGETQVLSDQYPSSAPYVAAARLIPFAVAAQERLPALPQVPTFTELGYPDLNDLAITWFGIVAPAGTPPAVILKLNKAANDALQRAEVQERLQSMNVKALGGAPSHLTRLIEEANRTVRQMVQEQGLKPIKVR from the coding sequence ATGCCCGTTCCAACCCGTCGCACCTTCATCATGAAGACCGCTGGATTGGCTCGCAAAGTCAGTGGTTGGGGCCTGCTGGCGCTGATGAGCGCAGGTGCGGTACATGCGGCCGATGCTCGTTATCCGAAGCGGCCTGTCAGGCTGGTCGTACCTTTCACGCCCGGCGGCTCCACCGATATCGTGGCGCGTGTCATGGCCGATGCCATGCAGGCTAGCCTCGGTCAGCCTGTAGTGGTAGAAAACCGCGCAGGCGCCAGCGGCTTGCTGGGCGCAGAAGCTGTGGCCCATTCCGCCCCGGATGGCTATACCATTGGGCTTGGTACTATCAGCACGCTGGTGGTCAACCCCGTCATGCTGGCGCAATCAGCAAGGCTGAACCCGGCCAAAGCCTTTGTGCCGGTGGTGGCGCTGGCGTCCATTCCCTCGGTGTTTTCAGTGCATCCTAGTCTTGGCGTGAACAACTATGCGCAGTTCGTTTCAGTGGTCCGTGCTCAGTCTGGGCAACACAATATCGGCTCGGCAGGGATGGGATCCATTGGTCACTTGATTGCCGAACGTATGAATGCTGATCTCAAGATCAAGCTGCATCATATTCCTTACAAGGGCCAAGGCCCGGTGGTCAGCAGCGCACTTTCGGGCGAGACTCAGGTACTCAGCGATCAATACCCCTCATCAGCACCTTATGTGGCAGCTGCTAGATTGATCCCGTTTGCTGTGGCTGCGCAAGAGCGCTTGCCTGCCTTACCTCAAGTGCCCACGTTCACGGAGCTTGGCTACCCTGATCTTAATGATTTGGCGATTACGTGGTTTGGCATCGTCGCGCCTGCGGGCACGCCCCCCGCCGTGATTCTCAAGCTGAACAAAGCTGCGAATGATGCCTTGCAGCGCGCCGAGGTGCAGGAACGTTTGCAAAGCATGAATGTGAAGGCTTTGGGCGGAGCGCCATCGCATCTGACTCGTTTGATTGAAGAGGCAAACCGTACCGTGCGCCAGATGGTTCAAGAGCAGGGCTTGAAGCCGATCAAAGTACGTTGA
- the ilvD gene encoding dihydroxy-acid dehydratase, whose product MPVYRSKTSTGGRNMAGARALWRATGMKDGDFDKPIIAIANSFTQFVPGHVHLKDMGQLVAREIEKAGGVAKEFNTIAVDDGIAMGHDGMLYSLPSRDLIADSVEYMVNAHCADALVCISNCDKITPGMLMAAMRLNIPVIFVSGGPMEAGKTKLANPDTKVIEFKKLDLVDAMVIAADSRFSDEEVAQVERSACPTCGSCSGMFTANSMNCLTEALGLSLPGNGTVVATHSDREQLFLSAGRRIVELAKQYYEQDDETVLPRSVGFKAFENCITLDIAMGGSTNTILHLLAIAQEAEIDFTMADIDRLSRVVPQLCKVAPNTQKYHIEDVHRAGGIMAILGELARAGKLHTDVPTVHAKTMADALAKWDITVTQDEAVKHFYLAGPAGIPTQVAFSQSTRWPSLDLDRAEGCIRSYEHAFSHEGGLAVLTGNIALNGCVVKSAGVDESILVFEGTAHVVESQDEAVANILADKVKAGDVVIVRYEGPKGGPGMQEMLYPTSYLKSKGLGKACALLTDGRFSGGTSGLSIGHCSPEAAAGGNIGLVQNGDKIRIDIPNRSINMLVSDEELATRREVQNAKGWKPAEARPRKISAALKAYAKLVTSADTGAVRDLTLLD is encoded by the coding sequence ATGCCTGTATACCGTTCCAAAACCTCCACTGGTGGCCGCAATATGGCTGGTGCGCGTGCCCTGTGGCGTGCCACTGGCATGAAAGATGGCGACTTTGACAAGCCCATCATCGCCATTGCCAACTCCTTCACCCAGTTTGTCCCCGGTCACGTACACCTGAAGGACATGGGCCAGTTGGTCGCACGTGAGATTGAAAAAGCCGGCGGTGTGGCCAAAGAGTTCAACACCATTGCGGTGGATGACGGTATTGCGATGGGCCACGACGGTATGTTGTATTCGCTGCCCAGCCGCGACCTGATTGCCGACTCGGTCGAGTACATGGTCAACGCCCATTGCGCCGATGCGCTGGTGTGTATCTCCAACTGCGACAAGATCACTCCCGGTATGCTGATGGCCGCCATGCGCCTGAACATTCCGGTGATTTTCGTCTCCGGCGGCCCCATGGAAGCGGGTAAAACCAAGCTGGCCAACCCCGACACCAAGGTGATCGAGTTCAAGAAGCTCGATTTGGTGGATGCCATGGTCATCGCCGCCGACTCGCGCTTTAGCGATGAAGAAGTCGCTCAGGTTGAGCGCTCGGCTTGCCCCACCTGCGGTTCTTGCTCGGGCATGTTCACCGCTAACTCCATGAACTGCTTGACCGAAGCGTTGGGCCTGTCCCTGCCCGGTAACGGCACGGTAGTCGCTACCCATTCGGATCGCGAGCAACTGTTTTTGAGCGCAGGCCGCCGCATAGTCGAGCTGGCCAAGCAGTATTACGAGCAAGATGACGAAACCGTGCTGCCGCGCTCGGTAGGCTTTAAGGCTTTCGAGAATTGCATCACGCTGGATATCGCCATGGGCGGCTCCACCAACACCATCTTGCACTTGCTGGCCATTGCACAAGAAGCAGAGATTGACTTCACTATGGCTGACATTGACCGCCTCTCGCGCGTCGTGCCCCAGCTGTGCAAGGTCGCGCCCAACACCCAGAAGTACCACATCGAAGACGTGCACCGCGCTGGCGGCATCATGGCCATCCTGGGTGAGCTGGCCCGTGCAGGCAAGCTGCACACGGATGTGCCCACCGTGCATGCCAAGACCATGGCTGACGCGCTGGCGAAGTGGGACATCACTGTCACGCAAGACGAAGCGGTAAAGCACTTTTATCTGGCGGGCCCCGCAGGCATTCCAACGCAAGTGGCTTTTAGCCAAAGCACTCGCTGGCCTAGCCTTGATCTGGACCGCGCTGAAGGCTGCATCCGTTCTTACGAGCACGCTTTCAGCCACGAAGGTGGTCTGGCTGTGCTGACCGGCAATATTGCTCTGAACGGCTGTGTGGTGAAGTCTGCGGGTGTGGATGAATCCATTTTGGTGTTTGAAGGCACGGCCCATGTGGTCGAATCGCAAGACGAAGCCGTGGCCAACATCTTGGCCGACAAGGTCAAGGCGGGTGATGTGGTCATCGTGCGCTACGAAGGCCCTAAGGGCGGCCCCGGTATGCAAGAGATGCTGTACCCCACCAGTTACCTCAAGTCCAAGGGCTTGGGCAAGGCTTGTGCGCTGCTGACCGATGGACGCTTTTCTGGCGGCACTTCTGGCCTGTCGATTGGTCACTGCTCGCCTGAAGCGGCAGCTGGCGGCAATATTGGCTTGGTGCAAAACGGCGACAAGATTCGCATCGATATCCCGAACCGCAGCATCAACATGCTGGTCAGCGACGAAGAGTTGGCAACGCGCCGCGAAGTGCAAAACGCCAAGGGCTGGAAGCCTGCCGAGGCTCGTCCCCGCAAAATTTCTGCTGCGCTCAAGGCTTATGCCAAGCTGGTGACCAGTGCCGACACGGGCGCCGTGCGTGACCTGACTTTGCTCGACTAA
- the lgt gene encoding prolipoprotein diacylglyceryl transferase, with protein MLMYPHIDPVALQIGPLAVHWYGLTYLAAFGLFLFLGTRRLLHPPFKYMTGDRAWSRKDVEDILFLGVLGVVVGGRIGYCLFYKPGYYLSHPLEIFAVWQGGMAFHGGLLGVIAAMIWFARSRKKNWLEVADFVAPCVPTGLAAGRIGNFINGELWGRFASADLPWAMVFPQSGSMLPRHPSQIYQVLMEGLLLFIILWLYARKEHKPGQVASVFLIGYGAFRFIAEYFREPDDFLGILSLGMSMGQWLCIPMIAGGIFMWAWCGKQAAYEVKRTSA; from the coding sequence ATGCTGATGTATCCGCACATTGATCCCGTTGCCCTGCAAATTGGCCCGCTGGCCGTGCACTGGTATGGCCTGACTTACTTAGCAGCGTTTGGCCTGTTCCTATTTTTGGGAACCAGACGTCTGCTCCATCCACCATTTAAATACATGACAGGCGATCGCGCCTGGTCGCGCAAAGACGTCGAGGACATTTTATTCCTCGGCGTTCTGGGCGTAGTAGTGGGCGGGCGTATCGGCTACTGCTTGTTCTACAAACCCGGCTATTACCTCTCGCACCCCTTAGAGATTTTTGCGGTCTGGCAAGGTGGCATGGCCTTTCACGGCGGGCTTTTAGGCGTTATCGCCGCCATGATTTGGTTCGCCCGTTCGCGCAAGAAAAACTGGCTTGAAGTGGCAGATTTTGTAGCACCCTGCGTACCCACAGGGCTAGCTGCAGGACGTATTGGTAACTTTATCAACGGTGAACTCTGGGGCCGTTTTGCCAGCGCAGATCTGCCTTGGGCCATGGTGTTTCCGCAAAGCGGCTCCATGCTGCCGCGTCACCCTTCGCAAATTTATCAGGTTCTGATGGAAGGGCTGCTGCTGTTCATCATCCTGTGGCTGTATGCCCGCAAAGAGCACAAACCGGGTCAAGTGGCTTCTGTCTTCTTGATCGGTTACGGCGCCTTCCGTTTTATTGCCGAATACTTTCGTGAGCCGGATGATTTTCTGGGCATTCTCTCGCTGGGCATGAGCATGGGGCAGTGGCTGTGTATTCCCATGATTGCGGGCGGAATCTTCATGTGGGCCTGGTGTGGTAAGCAGGCCGCTTATGAGGTGAAACGCACGAGTGCGTGA
- a CDS encoding AlpA family transcriptional regulator gives MYWPFPERIVLPPRRVAWDEAEVGAWIEERRNANLKASAPLSH, from the coding sequence ATCTATTGGCCTTTTCCCGAACGAATTGTTCTGCCACCGCGCAGAGTCGCATGGGATGAAGCTGAAGTGGGCGCATGGATTGAAGAACGCCGCAATGCCAATCTGAAGGCTTCAGCACCTCTCAGCCATTAG
- a CDS encoding MgtC/SapB family protein, which produces MNETLNTIANTIASEFSDVSDAAQATRIVVRLFLAAVLGGLLGWQREANGKAAGLRTHMLVAMGSSLVVLVSLQSGVDTANAARVIQGVITGVGFLGAGAILKSDGENSAPYVKGLTTAAGLWLTAAIGVCAGLGEEATAVISTIFALLILSVIPMLTKSSLSKQS; this is translated from the coding sequence ATGAACGAAACGCTCAACACCATAGCTAACACCATTGCCAGTGAGTTTTCAGATGTCTCGGACGCAGCCCAAGCAACAAGGATCGTTGTTCGTCTGTTTTTGGCAGCTGTTTTGGGGGGGCTCCTTGGATGGCAACGTGAGGCAAATGGAAAGGCTGCTGGATTGCGCACTCACATGCTGGTGGCCATGGGGTCATCATTGGTCGTGCTTGTTTCTTTGCAGTCTGGTGTAGATACAGCTAATGCTGCACGCGTAATACAAGGAGTTATTACTGGTGTTGGTTTTCTCGGTGCCGGAGCAATCTTGAAGTCTGATGGTGAGAACTCAGCACCTTATGTAAAGGGACTCACTACTGCTGCCGGACTTTGGCTCACTGCCGCCATCGGCGTTTGTGCAGGATTAGGTGAAGAAGCAACTGCAGTCATCAGCACAATCTTTGCACTCTTAATCTTGAGCGTAATACCCATGCTCACAAAAAGTAGCCTATCCAAACAGAGCTAA